The genomic segment cagtctccatcggcaTTACGGCTAGAGGATCCTCTATCTctatctccgcctccagcctcagagtccaggaCTCCGCCTCGACCCGTCGACCCAGCAGCTCCAGCATGGCTCCTAGCTCCCTCCTCTTCGCCGTAGCCCGGCAATCCACTGGCTCCATCGGGTTCCCtcatccctccggctccgccttggccttGGCGTCGATCATCCTGTGCCttgggactccactcctccggctgtGCCTTGTCCCTCCAGCACCACTTTTGTCCTCTGTCACTCTGGCTCCACTGCAGTCTCCCGGATCCACGTCTCCACGTCGGTCGCCGGCACCATCAGCTCCACCTTGGCCCTCCAGATCCTCCTTGTCACCCTGGCTCATCGGCTCTGCACCGCCGCCATTGGTCGCCCCCCTGGAGTCGTCGGCCCTTCCTCCTCCATGGCTCCATCAGCTCCACCGTGGGCCGTCATCATGACTGTGGCCTGGGTcccacctggctcctcctgctccaagtccctcctgtcatctccctggctcctccctccgtcgtctCCATCATGGACTCTGTTCGTTGTCCTCCTCCCGAGTGTACGTCCTTCTCTTGAGCCTCCGCCCAAGTTACCACTTATGCCTCCCTCTGTTATTGTCTACGGTGCAAAGACGCACCTTCCGGGAAGGGGGCGATATGTCAGGATCATGGAcctgttttgtcttattttgcccCTGTCTCTGTTCCTGGTTTTCCTTATTTTTTCATGTTCCTGTCCTCGTTTAGTTTGATTATTACCCTGTGTTTCCCCAATTACCCAGTGTACTTAAGTTCCTGTTTGTTCCTGTCAGGTCTACCAGTTATGTACGTGTGTTTGTGCCTGCTCCTATTGTGGATTTACCCCTGCATTTCCATCATTAATGACTGTTTACGTTCATTTGTGCCTCCTGCGTGCTTCCTAAACAGCGTATTATGACACTACTATTGTGACACTACTACTATAACTGACATTTTCTGAAATCCACATCTTGCTTTGGTGCGCAGCTGATACAAAAGAAATCATTAAATCTTTCCCCTAAAAACACCCAAAAATGCCCCTTTTGAAGAAAATCCTTTTTTACATTACACTTATGTGCCTACAGTACAAAAATCACATATTCAACCAGTTTCATAATCAGACAATAGAAAAAAGCAAAGATTATAGCCAagcatggacaatctcaaggctacaagcaCATTGCCAAAGACCTTAATGTTCCTGTTTCCACCACACATAATTGTGTTATCATACACTTCAGTGTCCGAGGCCCTTGAAGCCAACCTTGATGTGGCCACAAGAGAACACTTGAAAATTatggattatttaaaaaaaagagttccAAACCACAACTGTATATATCACATTAAAAACACTGTACCTTGAATACAAAATGCAGAGAACGAAAATGGCCAATCCGACAATGCTTTGAGCGTCCCACCACTGCAAATATGGGGCAGATGGCACAATTTCCTCTATGTCTACAATGATGACAGCAGTCTGGTTCTCGATCTCCAGTGGGGTGACTGTGGAGGACGTGATCTGCTGAAAGATGCTGATCAGACTCGGGTTGCATATGCGGTCTGGAGATGAGGGAAGGACACACATacaaattcatttatttgaaagcaAACTCATGAATTTCTGCAATATGTTCTGCAATATGATGCTCTAAAAGTGTTGTCCCTATTCTCTTAATGagtcatgggtgtgttttgggtgtAACACAAATCAGCGCCTGGCGCCGCATTGCACCAGGTGTATTATAGGGTCCAATATGTATAAAAACCTTTGTGAAGTTACTAACCTGGCTCATTGGTCATGGCTGACCAGGTAAGGTACATGGTGTACAAAGTCATAATGGATGACTGAAGAAGACCAGATCTGGGCTGATATTCCTAGAATTATACACAATCTCATTTCACTGTACTTACAAAGGGACACACAGTGACCATAAATGATTAACAAAAATTGAAATATCCCATTAGCAAATGCCTTTACGAAAAAATATGTTGCTTTGgctttgtaaaaaatgtaactgtaaataCCTGAATTCTGGGCAGAACAGACAGAGCAGAAGCAATGACACATAATAACATGTTGAAGCTGATGAAGAACTTGTTAAGCACACATCCTTCTGGCTGAGTATAGATGTTATAGAAGAGAACTGCAGCCGTGAAGGACAGAATATAGTTCACTCCTGTTACTGACAGCAAAGCTAGGAGGAAGGAGCATTAAATTACTCACTATAAATACTATGACAAATAGgtttacatacagtatgtaaCATATACCTACCTATATACCAcctctttctgttttctttttccattttatcAACCCAGGACTCATTCCACGAGTGGGCAAAGTCAATAAGCAAAACTAGCTGAATCAGGATAAAACAAAATGCTCCGCAGCTTCCCACAATAAACCACActaaagaaaaatacataaattaacacATTCAGGAAATTTTGTGAAAACCCAAATTGAGCTGGGCATGAAGAATAAAGAACATGATTAATGCAGGCCTCCAAAAACACACGAAAAGCACACCTTGTTTTTCCTTTGCCCATTCAACTGAACTTAACAGTTCACTGCCATTAGAGGTGATGCATAAGCACTGCTCAGTAAGTAAATACTTTTATCAATAAttataaacagaataaaaattccTCCACAAAGTAAAAATCATTAGCAATATTGAAGCTGCAGTGTGTAATTTGCACAGAACTGACCCTTCAATGAGTCCATGCAGTAACATCATCAAAAACAAGATGCTTATCAATATGAAAAGAGTCAACAGATCCATTCTTAAAGCTTCCACATCACTCACTATACTGTGAAATCCTTAGTTACCATAATATACTACCTGTTATCTGCACACCTGTATGATGAcctaaataattataaatatttatatctaaatatttaaatgattagtAACAATAGTTTACCTTAGAACAACAGGTGTCCTTGCTGTTGCTATACATGTGTATTTAGGAATGAGGGCTGATGCATATTTTAGTAGACAACATGCAATTTGTAAGATTTAATTAAAGAGTTGGAAAAGGTAATGTATATTCTCTGGATATCATGAGTCACAATAATTGCCCTAGAAATATCAATGCTATTTAAAATTATCTAAACACAAAGAACATCTATGTAACAGAAATGATAAAAAGCTTGATGGGACAGCAATAGCTGTACGTTATGATAGTTCAACggaatagttaacccaaaaatgaaaattctatcataaTTTTTTCATCCTAATGTCACTGCAAACCCATAACTTCTGTTCTTCCATTGAAAGTCcatgccaaataaataaataaatagaaatagagATTAAAATTCATTGTTAAATCATTGttaaaaaagtatgaaaacaCAGTAAAAGTACTGGTTTAAAAGTTTCAACTggtttaaatcaataaatattaaagcaaTATGTATCAAGTGGTTTAGCTAAATCAAGACTAGTGGTTTCAAGTGGTTTATATGAAGCGCATAATTAATTTAAGCTTATTAACAATGATTAACAGAGCAAATCAAACATGGTAAACAGAAACATGCTTCCCTGATGCATAATGTAAAGTGACTGTGTTGAGAAAATTTGAATTAAACCACTCAATTAATATATCAATTTTAAGATTTTCCTATTAACTTTCTGAAGTACAAAATCTCTtaggtttcattaaaatgttttgaaaattgacAAAAGACATAACGGTGAGTAACTTAAGACAGAACtgtcattttggggtgaactaccTCTTTAAGTTGAGTCTTAGCAAAGGGTCAGTTGCAAAATTAATGATTTCCACAAACACTTTATTATTAACATGTCTCatcactacactgtaaaaaataaaaaacacaatttgttgggtcagcttgaaataatttgttgacctgctgccttaaaattttaagttcagtcaactaaaataagtttattcacttgaaatgttaagttgtactaagtaacaacttagatatttgtgtttgctaaacttaacagatgggtaagtaacccagctgccttaaaattttaagttgattcaactcaaatatctaagttgtcacttagtataatttaacatttcaagttgaacaaactttttttgagttgactgaacttaaaatttcaaggcagccaggttacaaattattttaagttgactcaacaaattgttttttacagtgtagccatCTGATGACAGATATCAACTTGgacatttgattcatttaagaTTTATAAAATGAGTTCAATTCTTACTTCGGGTAAAAGGCCCCTCTGGAATATAAAAGGCACCAACAGTGACAGCAACCATGGCTCCAAACTTGAAAAACCAGAACCTAATGAAATACAGAGATGTCTCAGTAGTTTCACAGCATGACAAAACACTagtattcatttttacaaaCTGTGGTTTAGCAATAAACAGGTTACACATATTCTAAATCAAATCAACAAGAAGAATTTCTAGTTTATAAGTAATTGACAGCTTGAATTTGAGTAGAAAATGGGTCCACATTTTAATGGACTAACCCATTGTGGATTGCAGCTCTGGGATCTCGGCTGTTCTTCACATTGATCATGAGCAGGGAGAATGTGAGAAAGAACAAACTCATGCCACAACAAACCCGATACACAGCCTTATAACCAACAAAAATCTCACACTGAACATTGGCCTCAATTCCTGGTATACTGGATCCTGCTCCTCCATTACAAAAACCAGGGATCTGAGAATgaagaaatgtaattattaatgtcttaaatTCTTTTAGCATCCATAAACCTTAAACCTTCACCAACTTTCATTGTCAAATTAACTACAAACAATATGTTTTCGTTTATAATCTTTTATCGCAACATAAGAGATAAAAATCTTCTTGAGCATTtgattaataattttacaaatattacaacACAATATAAAAACCCTTCTTGGTGTACATTACTTGAGTCTACTAATGTTTCATAATGCTGCATCATTAATTCTTACTCCTTTAAGCTGTTGTTCAACACCAGGTGACAACATGACACAGGCAATGATGGTGCCAAGCAAAAGGATGAAGGCATACATGATTCGGGTTACAATAGACTTCTTGATCTGTGGGCAGCATCTGCATCTAAGACATGCTGCACAATTGCAAAGGCAAGAAACCttaaggaaaaagaaaaaagccatCTCAATCTAATGCTCTTTTAtaagtaagatttaaaaaaaaaaaaaaaaaaaaaaaaaaaaaagacaaatcaaGATGATAATACGAAAAGAATTCCtgctattttaaaaacaacagataCTTCATACAAGTACTGGTTGAGGGGTGTTCACATTGTGCAACCAggttgtctttgttttttacttgaatgttgtttttttcaagtTCACATTAAAGATGAAAAATCTCAAAACTCTGCCATTTTAACAGTGGTGTGTAGACTTTTAATagactgtatatttttttagctGGATCATAATATGGAATACTACTGCTTATCTACATGATggtattaaatatgtaaattagcATTTGAggtatgttaatcatgttatcCAATGTTCAGCATTCTTTTTGTTCTATGACTAGGCATGATATTTCGTAGTAACAACTATCGGTGTTAACATAACCTCATGAGAACATTTGAATTTGTCACAGAAAGTTGGTCAGTTGTGACAAACTGGCAATTTAAATATCAGAATGGCgttttttttcattgctgaaCAAAAACATGAGATATTGGACATATTTATACATGCTGTATATCATTACTTTTCTGATAGCATTACCTGATTACCTATAccaagttatttaaaaataagactCATGGCAACACCAAAGTCATGGGTTCAGTACCCAGGGAAAccaaaaactgataaaaatgtttaccttgaatgcaatgtaTGTCACTTTTGGGTGAAATTGTCTGCCAAATGcttgaatgtaaatgtaagaacTTCAGTTTTCATGATTACATGTAGTACGAAGTAGCCTACTATGTAGATCAAAAAAGAGACAAATTAACTTGATTTGCTCACTTTAACATACTTACACACAGGATATGGAATGGATAGATGTTAATGTTACAGCAGCAGCAGGAGGTCTAACAGGCAAAGAGATTTTATGAATTAGACAGTAAGATTTAAAGCAGCTGATGTAAGATCTGAGCTCAGTCTGTTGTAAACAACTTAATACTGTCACCTTGAGAAGTCATGTGCACAACGCATGCAGCTAAACCATGTGCTTGATGTTAAGGGCAACACTAGAATACACCAGAAATAAAAGCAGTTCTCTAGaatatgtctttttaaaaatctagaaTACTCTTTAAAGACCTGTGAACTATTTCGATATACACTGTACACGTAACTGACGTGACGTAACTGAACTGATCCACTGCTGACTGTTAGAGGAAACAATATGACTAATCCAGTTAAGCACGAGCGTAAGTAACAGGTGATTTTCTTGACCTGTCCTGCTTTcattactaaattaataaattttctTTGATTTGTCAAAAGTTTCATTATATTACAGTCTGAAcaaaatgtgaatatatatatatatatacatacataaaaaagtaaaccGACTTACCCAACTAGTCAAGGTTCCCAACGCAGCACCCATAATTTACCTAACGTTACTTTCTGCAAGAGACACAATACCTCTGATCTCctgttaaagtattttaaagtcaattcaaaataataatcgAATAAACAAATCCAGAGGAGATCCCTTAGAAATTAACACAACATGCTGAAAAATATCATGCTGGCCGAAATTCGTGTAGGTATCAGTTCCGATCCAACCATACTTGGAGTTCTGTAATGTCAGGTGGAAGATCCATCACATGACCAAACATCACCTAATATTATTTACGCTTCGTGACGTTTACCTAACGGACCttactgatttgctgaaatagAGACGG from the Labeo rohita strain BAU-BD-2019 unplaced genomic scaffold, IGBB_LRoh.1.0 scaffold_61, whole genome shotgun sequence genome contains:
- the si:ch73-267c23.10 gene encoding serine incorporator 1 isoform X2, whose product is MGAALGTLTSWVSCLCNCAACLRCRCCPQIKKSIVTRIMYAFILLLGTIIACVMLSPGVEQQLKGIPGFCNGGAGSSIPGIEANVQCEIFVGYKAVYRVCCGMSLFFLTFSLLMINVKNSRDPRAAIHNGFWFFKFGAMVAVTVGAFYIPEGPFTRMWFIVGSCGAFCFILIQLVLLIDFAHSWNESWVDKMEKENRKRWYIALLSVTGVNYILSFTAAVLFYNIYTQPEGCVLNKFFISFNMLLCVIASALSVLPRIQEYQPRSGLLQSSIMTLYTMYLTWSAMTNEPDRICNPSLISIFQQITSSTVTPLEIENQTAVIIVDIEEIVPSAPYLQWWDAQSIVGLAIFVLCILYSSIRSSNTSQVNKLTLAAKDNTVVDESCTVSPEIAEEVTTPIVEDNERDTVQYSYAFFHFMLFLASLYIMMTLTNWYSPDADYNAMTSKWPAVWVKISSSWVCLTLYTWTLIAPMILTNRDFT
- the si:ch73-267c23.10 gene encoding serine incorporator 3 isoform X3; the encoded protein is MYAFILLLGTIIACVMLSPGVEQQLKGIPGFCNGGAGSSIPGIEANVQCEIFVGYKAVYRVCCGMSLFFLTFSLLMINVKNSRDPRAAIHNGFWFFKFGAMVAVTVGAFYIPEGPFTRMWFIVGSCGAFCFILIQLVLLIDFAHSWNESWVDKMEKENRKRWYIALLSVTGVNYILSFTAAVLFYNIYTQPEGCVLNKFFISFNMLLCVIASALSVLPRIQEYQPRSGLLQSSIMTLYTMYLTWSAMTNEPDRICNPSLISIFQQITSSTVTPLEIENQTAVIIVDIEEIVPSAPYLQWWDAQSIVGLAIFVLCILYSSIRSSNTSQVNKLTLAAKDNTVVDESCTVSPEIAEEVTTPIVEDNERDTVQYSYAFFHFMLFLASLYIMMTLTNWYSPDADYNAMTSKWPAVWVKISSSWVCLTLYTWTLIAPMILTNRDFT
- the si:ch73-267c23.10 gene encoding serine incorporator 1 isoform X1 — protein: MGAALGTLTSWTSCCCCNINIYPFHILCVSCLCNCAACLRCRCCPQIKKSIVTRIMYAFILLLGTIIACVMLSPGVEQQLKGIPGFCNGGAGSSIPGIEANVQCEIFVGYKAVYRVCCGMSLFFLTFSLLMINVKNSRDPRAAIHNGFWFFKFGAMVAVTVGAFYIPEGPFTRMWFIVGSCGAFCFILIQLVLLIDFAHSWNESWVDKMEKENRKRWYIALLSVTGVNYILSFTAAVLFYNIYTQPEGCVLNKFFISFNMLLCVIASALSVLPRIQEYQPRSGLLQSSIMTLYTMYLTWSAMTNEPDRICNPSLISIFQQITSSTVTPLEIENQTAVIIVDIEEIVPSAPYLQWWDAQSIVGLAIFVLCILYSSIRSSNTSQVNKLTLAAKDNTVVDESCTVSPEIAEEVTTPIVEDNERDTVQYSYAFFHFMLFLASLYIMMTLTNWYSPDADYNAMTSKWPAVWVKISSSWVCLTLYTWTLIAPMILTNRDFT